Proteins encoded together in one Triticum dicoccoides isolate Atlit2015 ecotype Zavitan chromosome 7B, WEW_v2.0, whole genome shotgun sequence window:
- the LOC119339909 gene encoding ethylene-responsive transcription factor ERF014-like, protein MVKTAAAGSTGDGAVAAKQQQLGGKMRTYKGVRMRSWGAWVSEIRAPGQKTRIWLGSHSTAEAAARAYDAALLCLKGASAAADLNFPVRFPFDLPAAAMSPKSIQRVAAAAAAGASANVFDFAAADDSASANAVDFAGADDSASAVTPEYCSSSSNASPVSSPETASSGGADLDGVDLLGYGYSQCSLAEIEAFFQSPKCMEYAMMDPCSTFFAPAPIAMEDECSWEEGGDIALWSY, encoded by the coding sequence ATGGTGAAGACTGCGGCAGCTGGGAGCACTGGCGATGGCGCCGTGGCAGCGAAGCAGCAGCAGCTTGGCGGCAAGATGAGGACGTACAAGGGCGTGCGGATGAGGAGCTGGGGCGCGTGGGTGTCGGAGATCCGGGCGCCCGGGCAGAAGACGCGGATATGGCTCGGCTCCCACTCCACCGCCGAGGCCGCCGCGCGCGCCTACGACGCCGCGCTGCTCTGCCTCAAgggcgcctccgccgccgccgacctcaacTTCCCCGTGCGCTTCCCCTTCGacctccccgccgccgccatgtcgcccAAGTCCATCCAGCGcgtcgccgcagccgccgccgccggggcCAGCGCTAATGTGTTCGACTTCGCCGCTGCCGACGACAGTGCCAGCGCTAATGCCGTCGACTTCGCCGGTGCCGACGACAGCGCCAGCGCGGTCACCCCCGAGTACtgcagctcctccagcaatgcctcgccggtgagctctccGGAGACGGCAAGCAGTGGCGGCGCCGACCTCGACGGCGTAGACCTCCTGGGTTACGGTTACAGCCAGTGCTCGCTCGCGGAAATCGAGGCCTTCTTCCAGTCGCCCAAGTGCATGGAGTACGCCATGATGGACCCGTGCAGCACCTTCTTCGCTCCGGCGCCGATAGCAATGGAGGACGAGTGCAGCTGGGAGGAAGGAGGCGACATTGCGCTCTGGAGCTACTGA